The Candidatus Abyssobacteria bacterium SURF_5 genome has a segment encoding these proteins:
- a CDS encoding phosphoglucosamine mutase, with amino-acid sequence MRKLFGTDGIRGVANVEPMTCETALKLGRAAGHVFQENDRRHRIVIGKDTRLSGYMIESALVAGICSMGVDALLVGPMPTPAVALITRSLRADAGVVISASHNPYEDNGIKFFSRSGFKLPDEIEERMEYLISTGEIDHIRPTASKVGKAFRIDDAVGRYIEFVKTSIPKGMTFDGIRVVVDCANGASYKVAPIVLSELGADVIPVNVNPDGTNINKKCGSIYPEQMCAKMKQEKAHVGMAFDGDADRVVLADEHGVQVDGDQIMAMCAIDMIREGRLPQNTLVTTVMSNLGLEHALKPVGGKLVKTKVGDRYVVEEMLRGKYTVGGEQSGHIVFLDYNTTGDGMISALQVLALMRKTDKSLNELASCMMRFPQVLINVTVQRKEPIDTIPRVKQEIDMAKDRLGDSGRILVRYSGTEPLARVMVEGRDTNLIHELAESIAAAIRAELG; translated from the coding sequence ATGCGAAAACTATTCGGAACCGACGGAATCCGCGGCGTTGCCAACGTCGAGCCGATGACGTGCGAGACCGCGCTGAAACTCGGACGCGCGGCGGGTCACGTTTTCCAGGAGAATGACCGGCGGCATCGTATCGTGATCGGAAAAGACACGCGACTCTCGGGATATATGATCGAAAGCGCTTTGGTCGCAGGAATTTGCTCTATGGGCGTTGATGCGCTCCTGGTGGGACCGATGCCCACGCCGGCGGTGGCTCTGATCACGCGGAGTCTTCGCGCCGACGCCGGCGTCGTCATCTCGGCTTCACACAATCCGTATGAGGATAATGGCATCAAGTTTTTCTCCCGCAGCGGATTCAAGCTGCCCGATGAGATCGAGGAACGCATGGAATATCTCATCTCGACCGGCGAAATTGATCACATCCGCCCGACCGCCAGCAAAGTCGGCAAAGCCTTCAGAATCGACGACGCCGTCGGCCGGTATATCGAATTCGTCAAGACATCGATCCCAAAAGGGATGACTTTTGATGGGATACGGGTGGTCGTTGACTGCGCCAATGGAGCAAGTTACAAGGTTGCCCCCATCGTCCTCTCGGAGCTTGGCGCCGACGTTATCCCCGTGAACGTCAATCCCGATGGGACCAACATTAATAAGAAATGCGGTTCGATCTACCCGGAGCAGATGTGCGCGAAAATGAAGCAGGAAAAGGCGCATGTGGGAATGGCTTTTGATGGCGACGCCGATCGGGTGGTTCTGGCCGACGAGCACGGCGTGCAGGTCGATGGCGACCAGATCATGGCCATGTGCGCAATCGACATGATTAGAGAAGGCCGCTTGCCCCAGAACACGCTGGTAACGACGGTCATGAGCAACCTCGGGCTCGAGCACGCGCTCAAACCGGTCGGCGGCAAACTCGTTAAAACCAAGGTCGGCGACCGCTATGTTGTCGAGGAAATGCTGCGGGGCAAATACACCGTAGGAGGCGAGCAGTCGGGGCACATCGTTTTTCTCGACTATAACACCACCGGCGACGGCATGATCAGCGCCCTGCAGGTACTTGCCCTGATGAGGAAAACAGACAAATCGCTCAACGAGCTCGCCTCGTGCATGATGCGTTTTCCGCAGGTTCTCATCAATGTGACTGTCCAGCGCAAGGAACCCATCGACACCATCCCTCGGGTAAAGCAGGAAATCGATATGGCGAAGGACAGGCTGGGCGATTCCGGGCGCATCCTCGTGCGGTACTCCGGTACCGAGCCGCTCGCGCGCGTCATGGTCGAGGGAAGAGATACAAACCTCATTCACGAGCTTGCGGAATCGATCGCGGCCGCCATTCGCGCGGAATTAGGCTGA